One genomic region from Microcystis panniformis FACHB-1757 encodes:
- a CDS encoding Crp/Fnr family transcriptional regulator — MSSSVPSSDFIPLIGQETEIFNWAKSHYRNHTFAKDEKVATRPGLLYFVESGAIRIVGKAQVNVIDQKFPRQLPIADSEEVFLGFVGAGQPFEIVSQFPFQLQAQAHLDETELVWLYWEDLEKWPQLRSAVMETFRHQYQRKLFWLSILGQKRSLDRLMGFLVLLLEEYGQPCVEGYYLPYPLTHAQIASAIGTTRVTVTRLIGKLRQQNSIFFKQDNLIGLPSLFLSQN; from the coding sequence ATGTCTTCTTCGGTTCCTTCGTCGGATTTTATACCCTTAATCGGTCAAGAAACAGAAATCTTTAACTGGGCAAAATCCCATTATCGTAACCATACCTTTGCCAAAGATGAAAAAGTAGCCACGCGCCCCGGACTGTTATACTTTGTCGAATCTGGGGCGATTCGTATTGTTGGTAAGGCACAAGTTAACGTTATCGACCAAAAATTTCCCCGTCAACTACCTATTGCCGATAGTGAGGAAGTATTTCTCGGTTTTGTGGGTGCAGGTCAACCTTTTGAGATTGTTTCTCAATTTCCCTTTCAATTACAAGCCCAAGCTCATCTAGACGAGACCGAATTAGTCTGGTTATACTGGGAAGACCTAGAAAAATGGCCGCAATTGCGATCGGCTGTTATGGAAACTTTTCGCCATCAATACCAGCGTAAGTTATTTTGGTTGAGTATTCTCGGTCAAAAACGCTCCCTCGATCGATTAATGGGGTTCTTGGTTCTATTATTGGAAGAATACGGTCAACCCTGTGTGGAAGGTTATTATCTCCCCTATCCCCTAACTCACGCTCAAATTGCCAGCGCCATCGGCACTACCAGAGTAACAGTAACAAGATTAATCGGTAAATTGCGACAACAAAATTCGATCTTTTTTAAGCAAGATAATCTTATCGGATTGCCCAGTTTATTTTTGAGTCAGAATTAA
- a CDS encoding DUF29 domain-containing protein — MTAQTPLSLSVLYEEDFVLWTEKTAELLKRKEFNRVDWENLIEEVECMGRSERHAVESLLTQLLIHLLKLSYWTTERERNARHWLGEIAAFRVQLKKKMKTPTLKNHALNSFGEAYSDARQTLIDGRIVDKNTIPLESILTLEQVLDGDWFPIDIAPFLS, encoded by the coding sequence ATGACCGCACAAACCCCGCTATCGCTCTCCGTTCTCTACGAGGAAGATTTTGTTCTCTGGACAGAAAAAACCGCCGAACTTTTAAAGCGAAAAGAGTTTAACAGAGTGGACTGGGAAAATCTGATCGAGGAAGTAGAGTGCATGGGGAGAAGCGAGCGCCACGCCGTAGAAAGTTTATTAACTCAACTATTAATTCATCTTTTAAAACTGAGTTATTGGACAACGGAAAGAGAACGAAACGCGCGTCATTGGCTAGGAGAGATAGCCGCTTTTCGAGTGCAACTGAAAAAAAAGATGAAAACCCCAACACTGAAAAATCATGCCCTTAATTCCTTTGGGGAAGCCTATTCAGACGCAAGACAAACCCTAATTGATGGGAGAATTGTCGATAAAAATACAATTCCCCTAGAGTCTATATTAACTCTCGAACAAGTATTAGACGGAGATTGGTTCCCCATCGATATCGCACCTTTTCTTAGTTAA
- a CDS encoding type II toxin-antitoxin system RelE/ParE family toxin, which yields MADRVNYRLVWSPKAIEDVDAIASYISRDSPSYAAAVVRRILDISYSLENCPLEAKKCAEFSDDTIREKSAYAYRLIYQIQGAVVIIAAIVHSKHFLD from the coding sequence ATGGCTGATCGAGTGAATTATCGCCTTGTCTGGTCGCCCAAAGCAATTGAAGACGTGGATGCGATCGCATCTTATATTAGTCGAGATTCCCCGTCCTACGCGGCGGCCGTCGTGCGTCGAATTCTTGATATAAGCTATTCTTTAGAAAATTGTCCCCTAGAAGCGAAAAAATGCGCCGAATTTAGCGATGATACCATCCGAGAAAAGTCTGCCTATGCCTACCGTCTGATCTATCAAATTCAAGGGGCGGTAGTTATTATAGCGGCGATCGTCCATAGTAAGCATTTCTTGGATTGA
- a CDS encoding polysaccharide deacetylase family protein yields the protein MSIAKLIISIVARLFPGAIFYQPTGEKIIALTIDDAPTPNDPEGKSTDRILAAIAAHNREKASPATPVKATFFLITGHLQPNSTLIECLIAQGHEIANHGTQDFRTSQLAAGAFASQFREANDILSRLTGQAPRWYRPGQAFYNQSMRSFLRKFPGYESRFALASMIPLDTRKGTNHPQFTTWYISQFIFPGAILVLHGGSPERDENTAIVLKNLLAKLHDRGYQVVTLSQLVDHKR from the coding sequence ATGAGCATTGCCAAATTAATTATCTCGATCGTCGCTCGACTTTTTCCGGGGGCAATTTTCTATCAACCGACAGGAGAGAAAATTATCGCTCTTACCATCGATGATGCACCCACCCCCAACGATCCCGAAGGAAAATCCACCGATCGCATTTTAGCAGCGATCGCGGCTCATAATCGAGAAAAGGCCAGTCCAGCAACCCCCGTCAAGGCGACTTTTTTTCTGATTACAGGACACCTGCAACCGAACTCCACCTTGATTGAGTGCCTAATCGCCCAAGGTCACGAAATCGCTAATCACGGCACCCAAGATTTCCGCACCAGTCAACTGGCTGCCGGTGCTTTTGCTAGTCAGTTTCGGGAAGCTAACGATATTTTAAGTCGTCTTACCGGTCAAGCACCGCGCTGGTATCGTCCCGGTCAAGCCTTCTATAATCAATCTATGCGCTCGTTTTTGCGGAAATTCCCCGGCTACGAGTCCCGATTTGCTCTCGCTTCCATGATTCCTTTAGATACCAGAAAAGGAACGAATCATCCTCAATTTACCACTTGGTATATCTCGCAATTTATTTTCCCCGGGGCGATTTTAGTGCTTCACGGTGGTTCCCCCGAAAGAGATGAGAATACGGCGATCGTGCTGAAGAATTTATTAGCGAAATTACACGATCGAGGTTATCAGGTGGTGACTCTCAGCCAATTAGTTGATCACAAACGTTAA
- a CDS encoding GTP-binding protein — protein MTSDPFLDRAWNTEDLEQALRGVGTIQEELNYNQARNSLSKLVERLDLTSIEKIGLEAEIDRLVALLEKLDRSLIQIAAFGLVGRGKSSILNALVGQEIFTTGPLHGVTRTIKGVNWQLSSDDTFPNLARLTLNGQGNAQVQLLDTPGIDEVDGQTREILACQVAQQVDLILFIISGDMTKVEFSALAKLREAGKPMILVFNKIDQYPEVDRLAIYEKIASERVKELLSPDEIVMVAASPLLAETVKGQDGRLKTQRFRGKPQIEALKLKILEILEREGKSLVALNSMLYADEVNEQIVARKMAIRDRGANQLIQKAVMIKASAIALNPVTVLDLFTGAVIDLAMILALSRLYGIDLTRQGAIALLQKIALNMGGISASEFLAVLGLSSLKGLLGLSIPATGGISILPYTSIALTQAGVAGVSCYAIGQVTKTYLANGATWGPDGPKAVVASILDSLDETSILNRIKRELGSKLGVGDFSVLPKARRSRPVNSNQ, from the coding sequence ATGACCTCTGACCCGTTCCTCGATCGAGCTTGGAATACCGAAGACCTAGAACAAGCGCTTCGAGGTGTCGGCACTATTCAAGAAGAACTCAACTATAATCAGGCACGCAATTCTCTGAGCAAACTTGTTGAGCGTCTGGATCTTACCTCGATCGAGAAAATTGGTCTAGAAGCGGAGATCGATCGCCTAGTGGCCCTGCTAGAAAAACTCGATCGATCCCTGATTCAAATTGCCGCTTTTGGCCTGGTGGGCCGGGGAAAATCCTCGATTTTAAATGCTCTGGTCGGTCAAGAAATCTTTACGACCGGTCCTCTACACGGAGTTACCCGCACCATTAAAGGGGTAAATTGGCAGTTAAGCAGCGATGATACTTTCCCTAATCTAGCGCGTCTGACCCTGAACGGCCAGGGTAATGCTCAGGTGCAATTGCTTGATACTCCCGGTATTGATGAGGTAGATGGGCAAACGAGGGAAATTCTCGCCTGTCAGGTGGCGCAGCAGGTGGATTTAATCCTTTTTATCATCTCTGGTGATATGACCAAAGTGGAATTTTCCGCCCTGGCCAAGTTGCGGGAAGCGGGAAAACCGATGATTTTGGTCTTTAATAAAATCGATCAGTATCCGGAAGTTGATCGCCTCGCTATCTATGAGAAAATCGCCTCAGAACGGGTGAAAGAACTACTCTCCCCCGATGAGATTGTTATGGTGGCGGCCTCTCCCCTCCTAGCGGAGACGGTTAAAGGGCAGGATGGACGGCTAAAAACGCAACGATTTCGGGGAAAACCCCAGATAGAAGCTCTGAAACTCAAAATTTTGGAAATTCTAGAGCGAGAGGGTAAATCGCTGGTAGCACTCAATTCTATGCTGTATGCGGACGAGGTAAACGAGCAAATTGTCGCCCGCAAAATGGCTATCCGTGATCGCGGCGCTAATCAATTGATTCAAAAAGCAGTGATGATCAAAGCATCGGCGATCGCTCTGAATCCGGTGACGGTGTTGGATCTGTTTACGGGGGCAGTTATCGATCTAGCCATGATTCTCGCTCTTTCTCGCTTATACGGCATCGATTTAACTCGTCAGGGGGCGATCGCTCTTTTACAAAAAATTGCCCTCAATATGGGGGGTATTAGTGCCAGCGAATTTTTAGCGGTTTTGGGCTTAAGTTCCCTAAAAGGACTACTCGGCCTCTCGATTCCTGCCACTGGCGGCATTTCTATCCTTCCCTATACTTCGATCGCCCTGACTCAAGCGGGGGTTGCCGGTGTATCCTGTTACGCGATCGGCCAAGTGACGAAAACCTATCTCGCTAATGGGGCCACCTGGGGACCCGATGGCCCGAAGGCAGTGGTAGCCAGTATTCTCGATTCCCTCGATGAAACCTCGATTCTCAACCGGATTAAGCGGGAATTAGGCTCAAAATTGGGGGTGGGGGACTTTTCAGTGTTGCCAAAGGCACGGCGTAGCCGTCCAGTAAACAGTAATCAGTAA